One Chaetodon trifascialis isolate fChaTrf1 chromosome 13, fChaTrf1.hap1, whole genome shotgun sequence DNA segment encodes these proteins:
- the crls1 gene encoding cardiolipin synthase (CMP-forming) isoform X2, translated as MMMCFRRISAPLCRNAANVRCLASARGVCRLEPASWRHRHTPVAEHSWLLSLNGTEGRVACWSGILQQVKATPWHAQGTGLLVYRGGHERSAASFRSLLLPSARGLCTGKTEERPDSPPAADRNEARPVPGQGLFKFKELYENPWTIPNFLCVCRIVLAPFLGHLIVQQHFHLSLALFVLAGATDLLDGYIARTWPTQKSALGSALDPLADKILISILYVSLTYAGLIPAPLTALVISRDIGLIAAVFWVRYKTVPPPVTLSKFFNPCYTTAQLKPTLFSKVNTAIQLFLVAASLAAPVFQYTDSVLLQCLWYVTAVTTAASGYSYWHYGRKTVQLLNTRSP; from the exons atgatgatgtgtTTTAGGAGGATTTCCGCGCCGCTTTGCCGCAACGCAGCAAATGTTCGCTGTTTGGCATCCGCGCGAGGTGTGTGCCGCCTCGAGCCTGCGTCATGGCGGCACAGGCACACACCTGTCGCGGAGCACTCGTGGCTTCTTAGTCTCAACGGGACGGAGGGTCGGGTCGCGTGCTGGAGCGGGATCCTTCAGCAGGTGAAAGCGACACCTTGGCACGCGCAAGGAACCGGGCTTCTCGTGTACCGGGGAGGTCACGAGAGGTCAGCTGCCAGCTTCCggtctctgctgctgccctcAGCTCGTGGGCTTTGTACCGGAAAGACGGAGGAGAGACCGGACAGCCCCCCGGCGGCGGACCGGAATGAAGCCAGACCGGTACCGGGACAGGGACTGTTCAAGTTCAAAGAGCTG TATGAGAACCCGTGGACAATCCCcaactttttgtgtgtgtgtcggatCGTGCTGGCTCCATTTCTGGGTCATCTGATCGTCCAGCAGCACTTTCACCTCAGCCTCGCTCTGTTTGTGCTGGCTGGAGCGACTGACCTG CTGGACGGTTACATTGCCAGGACGTGGCCCACTCAGAAGTCGGCGCTGGGCAGCGCTCTCGACCCACTGGCTGATAAGATCCTCATCAGTATTTTGTATGTCAGTCTCACCTACGCGGGACTTATCCCAG CTCCACTGACGGCTCTGGTGATTTCCAGAGACATCGGTTTAATAGCTGCCGTCTTCTGGGTCAGATACAAGACTGTACCTCCACCG gtTACCCTTAGTAAGTTTTTTAACCCCTGCTACACCACAGCGCAGCTCAAGCCCACGCTCTTCAGcaaggtg AACACAGCCATCCAGCTCTTTCTGGTCGCAGCTTCTCTGGCTGCTCCAGTCTTCCAGTATACCGACAGCGTCCTGCTGCAGTGCTTATG GTATGTAACGGCGGTGACGACGGCGGCGTCGGGCTACAGCTACTGGCACTACGGCCGCAAGACAGTCCAGCTGCTGAACACCAGATCACCATGA
- the crls1 gene encoding cardiolipin synthase (CMP-forming) isoform X1 — protein sequence MMMCFRRISAPLCRNAANVRCLASARGVCRLEPASWRHRHTPVAEHSWLLSLNGTEGRVACWSGILQQVKATPWHAQGTGLLVYRGGHERSAASFRSLLLPSARGLCTGKTEERPDSPPAADRNEARPVPGQGLFKFKELYENPWTIPNFLCVCRIVLAPFLGHLIVQQHFHLSLALFVLAGATDLLDGYIARTWPTQKSALGSALDPLADKILISILYVSLTYAGLIPAPLTALVISRDIGLIAAVFWVRYKTVPPPVTLSKFFNPCYTTAQLKPTLFSKINTAIQLFLVAASLAAPVFQYTDSVLLQCLWYVTAVTTAASGYSYWHYGRKTVQLLNTRSP from the exons atgatgatgtgtTTTAGGAGGATTTCCGCGCCGCTTTGCCGCAACGCAGCAAATGTTCGCTGTTTGGCATCCGCGCGAGGTGTGTGCCGCCTCGAGCCTGCGTCATGGCGGCACAGGCACACACCTGTCGCGGAGCACTCGTGGCTTCTTAGTCTCAACGGGACGGAGGGTCGGGTCGCGTGCTGGAGCGGGATCCTTCAGCAGGTGAAAGCGACACCTTGGCACGCGCAAGGAACCGGGCTTCTCGTGTACCGGGGAGGTCACGAGAGGTCAGCTGCCAGCTTCCggtctctgctgctgccctcAGCTCGTGGGCTTTGTACCGGAAAGACGGAGGAGAGACCGGACAGCCCCCCGGCGGCGGACCGGAATGAAGCCAGACCGGTACCGGGACAGGGACTGTTCAAGTTCAAAGAGCTG TATGAGAACCCGTGGACAATCCCcaactttttgtgtgtgtgtcggatCGTGCTGGCTCCATTTCTGGGTCATCTGATCGTCCAGCAGCACTTTCACCTCAGCCTCGCTCTGTTTGTGCTGGCTGGAGCGACTGACCTG CTGGACGGTTACATTGCCAGGACGTGGCCCACTCAGAAGTCGGCGCTGGGCAGCGCTCTCGACCCACTGGCTGATAAGATCCTCATCAGTATTTTGTATGTCAGTCTCACCTACGCGGGACTTATCCCAG CTCCACTGACGGCTCTGGTGATTTCCAGAGACATCGGTTTAATAGCTGCCGTCTTCTGGGTCAGATACAAGACTGTACCTCCACCG gtTACCCTTAGTAAGTTTTTTAACCCCTGCTACACCACAGCGCAGCTCAAGCCCACGCTCTTCAGcaag aTCAACACAGCCATCCAGCTCTTTCTGGTCGCAGCTTCTCTGGCTGCTCCAGTCTTCCAGTATACCGACAGCGTCCTGCTGCAGTGCTTATG GTATGTAACGGCGGTGACGACGGCGGCGTCGGGCTACAGCTACTGGCACTACGGCCGCAAGACAGTCCAGCTGCTGAACACCAGATCACCATGA
- the mcm8 gene encoding DNA helicase MCM8 — MMCPYKGWTLYFSEGFIENSPSMAKIKVFEKYFTSKIHLYDKDEIERQGSVLVDYADLTGDQTVRKALPNLTTEVKEQPEVILNCLGVAIHQVLTIDLENQAAELQEEELPVTTPIINIPHISARLYNYEPLTPLRTLRASLFGRLVCVRGTVVRVSNIRPLCTRMAFRCLSCSHTQSLPLQHGKYATPTKCIQPDCRSRSFAPSRSSPLTHTVDWQIIKVQELMGGEQRETGRIPRTVECHLNSDLCDSCVPGDTVTVTGIVRVTNDGSSRGNKDQCMFLLYLEATSVSNTKGQQSKSGQGSRGSLEDHSGGEEFSLKELYAIQEIQSQPDLLRLIVHSLCPVIYGHLLVKAALALALFGGRQKHIGKNTVPVRGDPHILVVGDPGLGKSQMLQAVCNVAPRGIYVCGNSTSTTGLTVNLSRDAGTGDYALEAGALVLADQGVCCIDEFDKLGSQQQALLEAMEQQSVSLAKAGIVSSLPARTSVIAAANPIGGHYNRGKTVSENLKMGSALLSRFDVVFLLLDIPDESHDRHLSEHVMANRAGRGRTSSAVVTRTNSELETSILLDHLDMPLSERLQIPAGETIDPIPACLLRKYISYARQYVHPSLSAEAAQTIQDFYLSLRAQAHSADSTPITTRQLESLIRLTEARARLDLRETATKSDAEDVVEIMKHSLADTYSDGLGNLDFERSQLGSGMSQRSAAKRLVNALHLHAQRTNQKQFDLQMLRSVTDKLNIKVMDFEGLVSSLNEQGFLLKRGPKLYQLQTI, encoded by the exons ATGATGTGTCCTTACAAAGGATGGACTCTGTACTTCTCTGAAG GCTTCATAGAGAACTCACCGAGTATGGCAAAGATCAAAGTGTTTGAGAAATATTTCACTTCTAAGATTCACCTGTATGACAAG gatgAGATTGAGCGTCAGGGCAGTGTTCTGGTGGATTATGCAGACTTGACAGGAGACCAAACTGTACGTAAAGCTCTTCCTAATCTGACCACAGAGGTGAAGGAGCAACCAGAGGTGATACTCAACTGTTTGGGAGTGGCTATCcaccag gtattGACCATTGATTTGGAGAATcaggctgctgagctgcaggaggaggagcttccTGTCACAACACCAATCATCAACATCCCTCACATTAGCGCGCG GCTGTATAACTATGAACCGCTGACTCCACTGCGGACGTTGCGAGCCAGTCTGTTCGGGcggctggtgtgtgtgaggggcACCGTGGTCAGAGTGAGCAACATCAGACCTCTGTGCACCAGAATGGCCTTCAGGTGTCtgagctgctcacacacacagtctctgccACTGCAGCATGGGAAATACGCTACACCTACCAAG TGTATCCAGCCTGACTGTCGCAGTCGTTCCTTCGCCCCCAGCCGGAGTTCTCCTCTTACTCACACTGTAGACTGGCAGATCATCAA GGTGCAGGAGCTGATGGGcggggagcagagggagactGGACGAATCCCACGCACCGTCGAGTGTCacctgaactctgacctctgtgacAGCTGCGTCCCTGGAGACACAGTTACTGTGACAGGGATCGTTCGAGTCACCAACGATG GTAGTTCCAGAGGGAATAAGGATCAGTGTATGTTCCTCCTCTACCTTGAAGCCACCTCCGTCAGTAATACTAAAG GTCAGCAGTCCAAGTCGGGTCAGGGGTCAAGAGGGTCTCTGGAAGATCATTCTGGAGGGGAGGAGTTCAGTCTGAAGGAGCTTTATGCCATCCAGGAGATCCAGTCACAGCCTGACCTGCTGAGACTTATAGTACA ctctttgtgtcCTGTCATCTATGGCCACCTG ctGGTGAAAGCTGCTCTCGCCCTGGCGTTGTTTGGAGGGAGGCAGAAACACATTGGCAAGAACACCGTCCCAGTCAGAGGAGACCCACACATCCTGGTGGTGGGAGACCCTGGACTGGGAAAGAGTCAGATGTTACAG gCAGTGTGTAATGTGGCTCCCAGAGGAATCTATGTTTGTGGCAACAGCACGAGCACCACAG gaCTAACAGTGAATTTATCCCGAGACGCAGGAACAGGGGATTATGCTCTCGAGGCCGGAGCATTGGTGCTGGCTGACCAAG GCGTTTGCTGCATTGATGAGTTCGATAAGTtgggcagccagcagcaggctCTGCTGGAGGCCATGGAGCAGCAGTCTGTGAGTCTGGCCAAGGCTGGAATAGTTTCCTCTCTGCCCGCCAGGACGTCAGTCATAGCTGCTGCAAACCCCATTGGAGGACATTACAACAGAGGCAAGACTGTCTCTGAAAATCTGAA AATGGGCTCGGCTCTTCTCTCTCGATTCGAcgtcgtcttcctcctcctggaCATCCCAGATGAGTCGCATGACCGCCACCTGTCAGAACACGTCATGGCAAACAGGGCAGGAAGAGGCAGAACCAGCAGCGCCGTCGTCACCAGGACCAACAGTGAATTAGAGACGTCCATCCTGCTGGATCACTTGGACATGCCGCTGTCTGAACGCTTGCAG ATCCCTGCAGGAGAAACCATAGACCCCATTCCAGCATGTTTGTTAAGAAAGTATATCAGCTACGCCCGTCAGTATGTCCACCCCTCGCTCTCTGCTGAAGCTGCGCAGACCATTCAGGACTTCTACCTGTCGCTGAGGGCTCAGGCGCACTCTGCTGATTCCACACCCATCACCACCCGACAGCTCGAGTCTTTAATTCGACTCACTGAG gcaCGAGCAAGGCTGGACCTCAGAGAGACCGCCACCAAGAGTGACGCTGAGGACGTGGTGGAGATCATGAAGCACAG TCTGGCTGACACATACTCAGATGGTCTGGGCAATCTGGACTTTGAGCGCTCTCAGCTCGGGTCAGGCATGAGCCAGCGCAGCGCTGCAAAGCGGTTGGTCAACGCGCTGCACCTGCACGCCCAGAGGACCAATCAGAAGCAGTTTGACCTCCAGATGCTTCGATCTGTGACCGACAAACTGAACATCAAg GTGATGGATTTCGAAGGCTTGGTGAGCTCCCTGAATGAACAGGGTTTCCTGCTGAAGAGAGGACCCAAGCTGTATCAGCTGCAGACCATCTGA